The proteins below are encoded in one region of Silene latifolia isolate original U9 population chromosome 2, ASM4854445v1, whole genome shotgun sequence:
- the LOC141643863 gene encoding uncharacterized protein LOC141643863, with protein sequence MSSPFSKLGFPFHPHFRSNSRYFSNSAHFKDTAVIVDDSRMFLDYVKQQCKLGFPNLQNPLNLFHRMMSLLPRPSIVDFNRLLAAMLKLKRLQPHATVISLYSHLDLSGTRPDLHSMSILANCYGHLGRVDFGFSLLAKSLKLGYPFENDCVIFNTLINGYVHNNQLQEAVKLLDVAVTKLGIQPDIVTYGTMVKGLCRIGDNSGALNLLRQMKSRSRPSGCKPNLVIYCTLVDSLCKGQLVTEALNLFSDMKTEGIKPNVYTYTSLIRGMFNLGCKGEANQMLVEMMESNNAPDVATYNMLIDMHCKEWMFDEAHAFLQIMIKRGLTPNVVTYNALLDGYCLSGQIDKARDLMNLMVKCQCEADVVTFSSLINGYVKHKSIDKALDIFHEMCEHGIAPDIVVYNILIRGLCDAGHVQQAQTLVSDLLYRGLVPSHRTLLLPLRSC encoded by the coding sequence ATGTCTTCCCCTttttctaaattagggtttccattTCACCCTCATTTCCGTTCTAATTCCCGTTATTTCTCCAATTctgctcattttaaggatactgCTGTTATTGTTGATGATTCTCGAATGTTTCTGGATTATGTTAAACAACAATGTAAATTAGGGTTTCCTAATCTTCAAAATCCCCTAAATCTATTCCACCGAATGATGTCTCTTCTTCCTCGTCCTTCAATCGTTGATTTTAATCGGTTATTAGCGGCAATGCTCAAACTCAAACGACTACAACCTCACGCTACAGTCATTTCTCTCTATTCACATCTCGACTTATCTGGTACCCGACCCGATTTACATTCCATGAGCATCCTCGCTAATTGTTACGGCCACTTAGGCCGTGTTGATTTCGGATTTTCTCTCCTTGCCAAGTCTCTTAAGCTTGGCTACCCCTTTGAAAATGATTGTGTTATCTTCAACACCTTAATCAATGGCTACGTTCATAATAACCAGCTTCAGGAAGCTGTTAAGCTTTTGGATGTAGCCGTCACTAAACTTGGCATTCAGCCAGACATAGTTACGTATGGTACCATGGTGAAAGGTCTTTGCAGGATTGGGGACAATTCCGGTGCTCTCAACCTGCTCCGCCAAATGAAGTCTCGGTCTCGCCCCTCTGGTTGTAAACCTAACCTTGTCATCTATTGTACCCTTGTTGATTCGCTGTGCAAGGGTCAGTTAGTAACGGAAGCCCTCAACCTCTTTTCAGACATGAAAACTGAGGGCATTAAACCAAATGTATACACATATACCTCATTGATACGAGGTATGTTCAATCTAGGTTGTAAGGGAGAGGCTAACCAAATGTTGGTTGAGATGATGGAGAGCAACAATGCACCCGATGTTGCTACATATAACATGCTGATTGATATGCACTGTAAGGAATGGATGTTTGATGAAGCACATGCCTTTTTACAGATAATGATCAAACGAGGATTGACTCCTAATGTAGTCACTTATAATGCTTTATTGGATGGATATTGCTTGTCGGGTCAAATAGACAAGGCAAGAGATCTCATGAATTTGATGGTAAAATGCCAATGTGAGGCTGATGTTGTGACTTTTTCTTCTTTGATCAATGGATATGTTAAACATAAAAGCATCGACAAGGCCCTTGACATTTTTCATGAAATGTGTGAGCATGGGATTGCCCCTGACATAGTGGTCTATAACATTCTCATACGCGGCTTGTGTGACGCTGGCCATGTTCAACAAGCCCAAACCCTTGTTTCTGATCTCTTATACAGGGGTTTGGTACCAAGTCATAGAACCTTGTTACTGCCACTTAGGTCGTGTTGA
- the LOC141643867 gene encoding mitochondrial import receptor subunit TOM9-2-like: protein MASTSERRSIKSSSSADNSSSIISRVTSTVSESSIVQKSKDKASDALFVGKKLSKSTGKAAWIAATTAIVLLLPLIIEFDRDSQLDQLELQASLLGSPAAKPY from the coding sequence ATGGCGTCAACAAGCGAACGACGTAGCATCAAATCCTCTTCATCCGCCGACAATTCTAGTTCTATCATCAGCAGAGTTACCTCCACCGTCTCCGAATCCTCCATCGTCCAAAAGAGCAAGGATAAAGCTTCCGACGCTTTATTCGTCGGCAAGAAACTGTCGAAAAGCACCGGAAAAGCCGCTTGGATCGCCGCTACCACCGCCATTGTTCTCCTCCTTCCTCTCATTATTGAGTTTGATCGCGACAGTCAACTTGATCAACTTGAGCTCCAGGCTTCTCTCCTCGGTTCTCCCGCTGCTAAACCCTACTAA